The Canis lupus familiaris isolate Mischka breed German Shepherd chromosome 14, alternate assembly UU_Cfam_GSD_1.0, whole genome shotgun sequence genome window below encodes:
- the RNF187 gene encoding E3 ubiquitin-protein ligase RNF187, translating to MHRERAQAGRRVQNRRAGGPARGLESDPREAGGGRREHRCQDPGARRAPLPGPRAEARPAGLRERQAHRCQDPACGAPPSPPARPRRRPRPGLRRAVPCGRAPQRPSRSVPAASPPAAPARRAPAAAALALPAGPAEAACALCQRAPREPVRADCGHRFCRACVVRFWAEEDGPFPCPECADDCWQRAVEPGRPPLSRRLLALEEAAAAPARDGPASEAALQLLCRADGGPLCAACRMAAGPEPPEWEPRWRKALRGKENKGSVEIMRKDLNDARDLHGQAESAAAVWKGHVMDRRKKALTDYKKLRAFFAEEEARFLQEADKDEGSLEDEDSDPAERFGSLLQAVSELEHRHRNLGLSMLLQ from the exons ATGCACCGGGAGCGGGCCCAGGCGGGGCGGCGCGTGCAGAACCG GCGGGCAGGCGGGCCGGCCCGCGGACTGGAGAGCGACccgcgggaggcgggaggcgggaggcgggagcaCCGCTGCCAGGACCCCGGAGCGCGGCGCGCACCCCTGCCAGGACCTCGTGCGGAGGCGCGGCCGGCCGGGCTCCGCGAGCGTCAGGCACACCGCTGCCAGGACCCTGCGTGCGGCGCCCCTCCGTCACCGCCCGCGCGTCCCCGCCGCCGTCCGCGTCCCGGCCTGCGCCGCGCCGTGCCCTGCGGCCGCGCTCCCCAGCGCCCTTCTCGGTCCGTGCCCGCCGCCTCTCCGCCGGCCGCGCCCGCCCGCagggcccccgccgccgccgccctggcGCTCCCCGCGGGCCCAGCCGAGGCCGCCTGCGCCCTGTGCCAGCGCGCGCCCCGAGAGCCGGTGCGCGCCGACTGCGGCCACCGCTTCTGCCGGGCGTGCGTGGTGCGCTTTTGGGCCGAGGAGGACGGGCCCTTCCCGTGCCCCGAGTGCGCCGACGACTGCTGGCAGCGCGCGGTGgagcccggccgcccgccccTCAGCCGCCGGCTGCTGGCGCTCGAGGAGGCGGCCGCGGCGCCCGCGCGCGACGGCCCGGCCTCCGAGGCGGCCCTGCAGCTGCTGTGCCGCGCCGACGGGGGCCCGCTGTGCGCCGCCTGCCGCATGGCCGCGGGGCCCGAGCCGCCCGAGTGGGAGCCGCGCTGGAGGAAGGCGCTGCGCGGCAAG GAGAACAAGGGGTCGGTGGAGATCATGAGAAAAGACCTGAACGATGCACGGGACCTGCATGGCCAGGCCGAGTCTGCTGCGGCCGTGTGGAAG GGACATGTGATGGACCGCCGGAAGAAAGCCCTCACCGACTACAAGAAGCTGCGGGCCTTCTTTGCCGAGGAAGAGGCGCGTTTTCTGCAGGAGGCGGATAAAGACGAGGGGTCCTTGGAGGATGAGGACTCAGACCCGGCTGAGCGCTTTGGGTCCCTGCTGCAGGCTGTGTCGGAGCTGGAGCATAGGCACCGCAACCTGGGCCTCAGCATGCTGCTCCAG tgA